CTTCTTAAGAACAACTGGACGACCGTCACGATCGAGCTTGATCTCGCTACCCGCTGGTGCGCGACCACTTGCTGCCGCCGCTAAGTCAGCCGAACTGTCTACTTCGCGGAACTCTAGAGTTGCTGTTGCGCCCAAAATTTCTTTCGCGCGTGCCGTATCTTGAACACCCGGTAGCTCAACCACGATGCGACTCGCACCTTGACGTTGAACCAATGGCTCTGCCACGCCTAGTTCGTTTACACGATTACGTAGGATAGTGATGTTCTGCTCAACTGCGTAGTTACGGATTTCTTGTAGGCGAGTTTCTTTGAAACGAGCAACAAGGGCAAAACGGCCGTTCGAGTCAGAATCAGTGAAGTCCATGTCTGGGTATTTTGCTTCCAGCACAGTTTTCGCCTGTGCAAGTTGCTCAGCATCACGGAGCAGTACTTCTACGCCATCACTACCCGAAGGGCGGATAGAGCGGTAACGAATGCGCTCTTCACGAAGATCACTTCTAAAGCCTTCTTCTTGCTGACCGACAAGTTTTTCCATCGCCGCATCCATATCCACTTCCATCAAGAAGTGAACACCGCCACGAAGGTCAAGACCTAGCTTCATTGGCGCAGCGCCAATCGCTTCAAGCCAGTTAGGAGTCGCAGGGGCTAGGTTAAGTGCAACGATTGAATCTTTGCCTAACGCTTCGCTGATAATATCGCGAGCGCTGATCTGAGTATCCGTGTCTGTAAAACGAACAAGAATGGAGCCATTTTCTAGAGCAATGGACTTACGGGAGAGTTGCTCTTCATCAAGAGCTTTAGTGACAGTATCCAGCGTCGACATATCAACAGAGGCGCCACGCGCCCCTGTAATTTGAATAGCCGGATCTTCACCGTATAGATTGGGAAGTGCGTATAACGCCGCTGCCGCAATGGCGAATATCACCATCAGGTACTTCCACAAAGGGTAACGATTTAGCACAGCGAGATCCTATAGCTGTTTTATAGAGACTTCAGCGTACCTTTTGGTAGCACTGCAGTAACGAAGTCTTTCTTGATAACTACTTCATTGTTGTCGTTAAGTGCGATTGCAATGTAGTCGTTATCTTCAGCGATTTTAGTGATTTTACCGATTAGGCCGCCGTTAGTTAGGACTTCGTCGCCCTTACCCATAGAAGCCATTAGGTTTTTGTGCTCTTTTGCACGCTTAGATTGTGGGCGGTAAATCATGAAGTAAAAAATTACCGCGAACATGCCTAGCATGATTAGCATTTCGAAACCGCCACCTTGTGGTGCTGCTTCAGCTGCGTGAGCTGCAGAAATCAAACTCATCGGAGAACATCCTCTTTAATGTAAATACATATCCAAAATTGGGCTATCCCCATATCTTTTCAAGAAGCAAACGGTAACTCAATGTTTCTTATTCGCTTAAAGGCACAAAAAGTGTGACCCAGAGCTAGGATTTGTTACCTATTGCAGGGATAGCCGACTATTTAGCCAACTATTGAGCGTCGACCTTCATATCTAGTGGTGGCACTTCGCGGTTGCGACGTGCGTAAAACTCTTCCACAAACTGCTCAAAACGGTCTTCATCAATCGCTTTACGGATGCTTTCCATTAGCATTTGATAGTGACGTAGGTTGTGAATCGTGTTGAGACGAGCACCCAAGATTTCGTTACAGCGATCTAGGTGATGTAGATACGCTTTCGAGTAATTCTGACAGGTGTAGCAATCACAGTTCTCGTCTAGTGGACCTGTGTCTGTTTTGTTTGTTGCGTTACGAATCTTAATCACGCCACCTGTTACGAACAAGTGACCGTTACGAGCGTTACGCGTTGGCATCACACAGTCGAACATGTCGATACCACGGCGAACACCTTCGACCAAATCTTCTGGTTTACCTACGCCCATCAGGTAGCGAGGTTTATCTTCAGGAAGTTTAGGTGTCGTGAACTCAAGAACGCGGTGCATCTCTTCTTTAGGCTCACCTACTGCAAGACCACCAACCGCATAGCCATCAAAGCCAATGTCAGTCAAACCTTTCACCGATACTTCGCGCAGATCTTCGTACACGCTACCTTGAACGATACCAAATAGAGAGTTCTCGTTGTCTAGCTTGTCGAAGTGGTCGCGAGAGCGCTGTGCCCAACGCAGAGACATTTCCATCGACTTCTTCGCTTCTGCGTGAGTCGCTGGGTATGGCGTACATTCGTCAAAGATCATGACTACATCAGAGCCAAGATCTTTTTGGATTTCCATCGATTTTTCTGCATCCATGAAAATGCGGTCACCGTTTACTGGGTTACGGAAATGCACACCCTCTTCTGTGATCTTACGGATATCACCAAGGCTGAATACCTGGAAGCCGCCCGAATCAGTCAGGATCGGACCATGCCAGTTCATGAAGTCGTGCAGGTCGCCGTGCAACTTCATGATCTCTTGACCTGGGCGAAGCCATAGGTGGAAGGTGTTACCGAGAAGAATCTCGGCACCTGTGCCGCGTACTTCTTCAGGTGTCATACCTTTCACCGTACCGTAGGTACCTACAGGCATAAATGCCGGTGTTTGCACCGTACCGCGTTCAAACGTCAATTGACCACGGCGTGCGTGACCATCTTTTTTCTTAAGTTCGTATTGTAATTTCACGAAGCCTCCAAATTGCCAGAGACACAGTCTGACACAATCTTAAAACGCACTAACAAGCGTAGCTTGCCGCACTTGAATCCGCTCACTCTACATCAACTCGTTAAGCGAGCGGCTTTGGTGTTCCTTACCGTATTCCACTGAGTCCTTGAGTGAAATAAAAAGCTTACCAATTACTGGCGTCAGTTATGCCGTTTTCTTGGTAATGAACATCGCATCACCATAGCTAAAGAAACGGTATTTTTGCTCTACTGCATGCTTGTAGGCATTCATGACATTGTCATAGCCTGCAAACGCACTGACCAACATAATCAGCGTCGATTCTGGTAGGTGGAAGTTTGTCACGAGACAATCCACTAGCTGATATTCATAGCCAGGGAAGATGAAAATCTCAGTATCACCAAAGAAAGGCACTAACTCGGTACCATTTTTCAGTGCATCTTGCGCTGCACTCTCGAGTGAACGCACTGAGGTGGTACCCACAGCAATGATTCGACCGCCGTTTGCTTTAGTCTCTGCAATCGCATCCACCACGTCTTGAGGCACTTCGACATATTCAGCATGCATGTGGTGGTCATGGATATTTTCAACGCGAACGGGCTGGAATGTACCTGCGCCAACGTGAAGTGTCACATACGCAAAGTTAGCGCCTTTTGCTTTAATCTGCTCGAGAACACCATCATCAAAATGAAGACCCGCAGTCGGCGCGGCAACCGCACCTGGTTTCTCGTTGTAAACCGTTTGGTAGCGCTCTTTGTCTGCATCTTCGTCTGGACGATCGATATAAGGTGGCAGTGGCATGTGGCCAACGTCGTTTAGGATCTCAAGCACCGTCTTTTCAGACTGCATTTCAATCTCAAACAATGCATCGTGACGCGCCGTCATGATAGCTTGGTATTCGTCATTTTCACCCAGAAAGAGCTCGGTACCTGGTTTTGGTGATTTTGAACAACGTACGTGCGCCAGAACGCGCTTGTCATCAAGCATGCGCTCGACCAGTACTTCTAGCTTACCGCCAGAGGCTTTGCGACCGAACATACGCGCTGGGATCACGCGCGTGTTATTAAACACAAGAAGGTCACCAGGTTGAACTTGACTGACGATATCCGTGAAGTTTCCATCTACAACTTCACCCGTGTTACCGGTCAATTGAAGCAGTCGGCTTGAGCTGCGCTCTGCCTTTGGGTAACGAGCAATCAGCTCATCAGGTAATTCGAAGTGAAAATCTGAAACTTGCATAACACCAATCTTCTTTATTAAGCGACTAAAACGGCGAAAAAATTCGCAGCCGCATAGTATAAAGTGACCCCGTGGAATAGCAAGCTGAACCGATGTTTGTCGCCCTTCTGAGCCCAAATTAACCAAGGCAAATTTAACCACTTTGTCAATATGGATATTTTGTGAGTTGAACGGCAAAAACCGACGGTAATCTCAGATTTAATTGGTGAAAAAATCTATAGTTAAAATAGACAAACAGAACGAGTTGGAGGCCATATGATTAAGGTCCAAGACATGATGACTCGCAACCCTCACACCCTATTGCGGTCTCACTCATTAGCCGACGCCAAACACACGATGGAAGCGCTCGATATTCGCCATATTCCTATCGTCGATGCAGAACGTCATTTGCTGGGCATTGTTTCACAACGAGACGTGCTAGCGGCGCAAGAATCGATCTTGCAGAAAATCCCTAGCGATCAATCCTACACACTCTCCACACCTCTTAGTGAAGTCATGCGCACCAACATCATGACCGCAGAACCGCGAGCTGGCTTAA
This window of the Vibrio maritimus genome carries:
- the yajC gene encoding preprotein translocase subunit YajC gives rise to the protein MSLISAAHAAEAAPQGGGFEMLIMLGMFAVIFYFMIYRPQSKRAKEHKNLMASMGKGDEVLTNGGLIGKITKIAEDNDYIAIALNDNNEVVIKKDFVTAVLPKGTLKSL
- a CDS encoding CBS domain-containing protein translates to MIKVQDMMTRNPHTLLRSHSLADAKHTMEALDIRHIPIVDAERHLLGIVSQRDVLAAQESILQKIPSDQSYTLSTPLSEVMRTNIMTAEPRAGLKESALYMQKHKVGCLPVVHNKQLVGIITDSDFVAIAINLLELQEDTEPSELEQESDSSATELN
- the queA gene encoding tRNA preQ1(34) S-adenosylmethionine ribosyltransferase-isomerase QueA, which gives rise to MQVSDFHFELPDELIARYPKAERSSSRLLQLTGNTGEVVDGNFTDIVSQVQPGDLLVFNNTRVIPARMFGRKASGGKLEVLVERMLDDKRVLAHVRCSKSPKPGTELFLGENDEYQAIMTARHDALFEIEMQSEKTVLEILNDVGHMPLPPYIDRPDEDADKERYQTVYNEKPGAVAAPTAGLHFDDGVLEQIKAKGANFAYVTLHVGAGTFQPVRVENIHDHHMHAEYVEVPQDVVDAIAETKANGGRIIAVGTTSVRSLESAAQDALKNGTELVPFFGDTEIFIFPGYEYQLVDCLVTNFHLPESTLIMLVSAFAGYDNVMNAYKHAVEQKYRFFSYGDAMFITKKTA
- the tgt gene encoding tRNA guanosine(34) transglycosylase Tgt, which codes for MKLQYELKKKDGHARRGQLTFERGTVQTPAFMPVGTYGTVKGMTPEEVRGTGAEILLGNTFHLWLRPGQEIMKLHGDLHDFMNWHGPILTDSGGFQVFSLGDIRKITEEGVHFRNPVNGDRIFMDAEKSMEIQKDLGSDVVMIFDECTPYPATHAEAKKSMEMSLRWAQRSRDHFDKLDNENSLFGIVQGSVYEDLREVSVKGLTDIGFDGYAVGGLAVGEPKEEMHRVLEFTTPKLPEDKPRYLMGVGKPEDLVEGVRRGIDMFDCVMPTRNARNGHLFVTGGVIKIRNATNKTDTGPLDENCDCYTCQNYSKAYLHHLDRCNEILGARLNTIHNLRHYQMLMESIRKAIDEDRFEQFVEEFYARRNREVPPLDMKVDAQ
- the secD gene encoding protein translocase subunit SecD, which gives rise to MLNRYPLWKYLMVIFAIAAAALYALPNLYGEDPAIQITGARGASVDMSTLDTVTKALDEEQLSRKSIALENGSILVRFTDTDTQISARDIISEALGKDSIVALNLAPATPNWLEAIGAAPMKLGLDLRGGVHFLMEVDMDAAMEKLVGQQEEGFRSDLREERIRYRSIRPSGSDGVEVLLRDAEQLAQAKTVLEAKYPDMDFTDSDSNGRFALVARFKETRLQEIRNYAVEQNITILRNRVNELGVAEPLVQRQGASRIVVELPGVQDTARAKEILGATATLEFREVDSSADLAAAASGRAPAGSEIKLDRDGRPVVLKKRVILGGASITDASSSADEYGRPQVNISLDSEGGNKMAAFSRQNIGKLMATVFAEYKDSGKRTPEGKVILDKHEEVINQATIQSALGRNFRITGIDSAAEAHNLALLLRAGALIAPISIVEERTIGPSMGQQNIDMGIKACITGMIAVMLFTLVYYRRFGLFANMALMANIVLIVGVMSMIPGATMTLPGIAGIVLTVGMAVDANVLIFERIREELKEGRNPQQAIHQGYANAFSTIADANITTLITAIILFAVGTGAIKGFAVTLSIGILTSMFTAIIGTRCIVNLVYGGKRINKLSI